TGACCCACATGCCCTATCTCTCCCGCATCCGCATCAACCCCCTCCGCGCCGAAAGCCGCAAACTCCTCGCCAGCCCGCGCGCCATGCACGCCGCAGTCCAGGGAGGCATCCCCGGCCTGCCCGAACACGAGCGCACCCTTTGGCGCCTGGACGCCGACAACCCCCACCGCCCCCAACTGTTCGTCCTCACCACCGACAAGCCCGACTGGACCCACCTGGTCGAACAAGCAGGCTGGCCCGACGCCCACGGCGAGCACTACGCCATACGCGACTACACCCCCCTCCTGCAGCAACTGGCAGAAGGCCGCAGTTTCGCCTTCCGGCTCACCGCCAACCCGGTCCAGAACACCAACCGACCCGACAAAACCACCACGAGACAGCAAGAACGCATCGACGCCGGCGAGCGGCGCGGCCTCCGCCTCGGCCACCGCACCGCCGCAGCACAGCTCAACTGGTTCCTCTCCCGCACCGCACGCTGGGGCTTCGACGTCCCCGCCGCCCCGCACCAGACCGGAACCCACGACACGGACGACGAACCACCCCGCGACATCCGCATCACCACCCGCCAACGCCGCTCCTTCACAAAAGGAGCCGCCAGCACGAAGGAAGCCCACGTGGTGATGAACGCGGTGACATTCGAGGGCAGGCTGCGTATCACCGACCCGACGCTCCTCACCGACCGCCTCCTGGCAGGCATTGGCCCCTCCAAGGCCTACGGATGCGGTCTCCTCACCCTCGCCCCGCTCTCCGAAGGGGCCTGACCACCCATGGCCGACATCTGGTGGAAGGCAGACCCCCAGGATCTGCACCGCCTTGTCGACCGCGTCTCCAGCGTCTATGTCGAGCGCAGCCACCTGGACCGCGACGAAAATGCCGTCGTCATCATCAACAAGCGGCAAACCGTCCGTGTCCCCGCAGCCATGGTGGCCGTCATGCTCCTCGGCCCTGGCACTCGCGTCACCCACGGTGCCGTCCGCCTGCTAGCCGACTCCGGTACCACGGTGTGCTGGGTCGGCGAACAAGGCGTCCGCATGTACGCAGCCGGCCTCGGCCCCAGCCGGGGAGCCGGCCTTCTCCACCGCCAGGCCTGGCTCGTCACCCGGCCCAAAGAACGCCTCGCCGTCGCCCGCACCATGTACGGCATGCGCTTCCCCAACGAGGACGTCACCGGGCTCACCATGCAGCAACTCCGCGGCCGAGAAGGCACACGCATTCGCAAGTACTACCGTGCCCAGGCAGATCGCACCGGCGTCACCTGGAATGGCCGCGTCTACCAAGCCGGCGACGCCCACGCAGCTGGCGACGACGTCAACCGACTCCTCTCTGCCGCCAATGCAGCTCTCTACGGGATCTGCCACGCCGTCATCATCGGACTCGGCGCCAGCCCCGGACTCGGCTTCGTCCACACCGGCAAAGCCACCTCCTTCGTCATGGATATCGCGGACCTCTACAAGGCCGAATACACCATTCCGCTCGCCTTCGACCTCGCCGCAAATGGGCTCACGGAAGAACGCGATGCCCGACTCGGCCTCCGCGATCTCATCGCCCGCGACAAACTCCTCAGCCGCATCGTCGCTGACGTCAAGCACCTGCTCACCCCCGAAGGAATGGACTACGACGACACCGAAGCCAACCTCCTGTGGGACGAACACCTCGGCACCGTTCCAGGCGGCACCAACTACGCCAGCCAGCCTGACCTTTCGTCTCACGGAATGACCGACAACCACATCGCGGTAATCGGTCCTGAAATCAATGAAACCGATCCCAGGCCATGACCGTCATCATTCTCATCGCCGCCCCGGAAGGTCTCCGTGGACACCTCACCCGCTGGATGGTCGAAGCAAGCGCCGGCGTCTTCGTAGGCAACCCAAGCCGCCGCGTCCGCGACCGCCTTTGGGAACTCCTGGCCACCCGCATCGGGGACGGCCAAGCCATCCTCATCGAACCCGCCGCCAACGAACAGGGGTGGGCTGTACGCACGGCAGGCCGAGATCGCTGGCAGCCCGTCGACTTCGACGGGCTGATCCTCTCAGCCCGCCCCAAAAAGCAACTGAATGAAAATGACCGTCTCGGCCGGTAAGTGCCCAGCTCAGCAAGTGTCGACCCCGCGCCTGCGGGGATCTTCCGGTGACCGACTGACATGGGCGAATTCAAGCTGGGTCGACCCCGCGCCTGCGGGGATCTTCCGTACCGGGTGCAGGCAGGCGACATGGTGGTGCTCGTCGACCCCGCGCCTGCGGGGATCTTCCTCCCGGTCAGGTGCGGTGGCTGCTGCCGAGGCTGTCGACCCCGCGCCTGCGGGGATCTTCCGAGGGGCGCGTAGTCCATGGGCGCCGAGGAGCCGTCGACCCCGCGCCTGCGGGGATCTTCCGGAGCCCCTGCTGCCACCCCAGCGCCACCGCATGTCGACCCCGCGCCTGCGGGGATCTTCCGGGGCCCCCGTGAAAGGGGGCTCCGAACGGGGCGTCGACCCCGCGCCTGCGGGGATCTTCCACTGGGACGCCCTGACGTCGCACAGCTTGCAGATGTCGACCCCGCGCCTGCGGGGATCTTCCGTGGAACGGGGCCCGCGGGTCGACGAGGTCGAGGTCGACCCCGCGCCTGCGGGGATCTTCCCTGGCGTACTCACAACCGCGGGTCGCATGGCGAGTCGACCCCGCGCCTGCGGGGATCTTCCGCCCGAGGACGAGACCGCGGCGGAGTGGACGGAGTCGACCCCGCGCCTGCGGGGATCTTCCCTGGTCCCGCCATGCATCCCCCGTCGTGGCGGGGTCGACCCCGCGCCTGCGGGGATCTTCCTCATCGGGCGGGACCGCGTTGTGTGCCGTGGTCGTCGACCCCGCGCCTGCGGGGATCTTCCTCCAGGTCATGAGCGGCCAGCGTCAGCAACTCCGTCGACCCCGCGCCTGCGGGGATCTTCCGCAGCCGCATCTGCTCGACCCGGCGCGTCCGTAGTCGACCCCGCGCCTGCGGGGATCTTCCGTGGGTCACGGACGGCGGGCTCGACCGGTTCCTGTCGACCCCGCGCCTGCGGGGATCTTCCGACACCGGAAACATGATCGCGGGCGTGATCGCGGTCGACCCCGCGCCTGCGGGGATCTTCCGACGCAGGGTCGGTTCGGTGATCCACAGGGGGCGTCGACCCCGCGCCTGCGGGGATCTTCCACACGACAGCCCCCCGATGGGGACGACGCCTTGAGTCGACCCCGCGCCTGCGGGGATCTTCCACACGACAGCCCCCGATGGGGACGACGCCTTGAGTCGACCCCGCGCCTGCGGGGATCTTCCGCACCACAGGGGCCCTGATGGGGGTGGGGGCGAGTCGACCCCGCGCCTGCGGGGATCTTCCGGCGACCTGGATGTACGGCTGTTCGAGTACTGCGTCGACCCCGCGCCTGCGGGGATCTTCCTGCCGCCACGGTCACGTTCGCCGCGGACGCCCCGTCGACCCCGCGCCTGCGGGGATCTTCCGTCCACACGCCCGCCGCGTTCGTCAAGATCACGGTCGACCCCGCGCCTGCGGGGATCTTCCGACACTGGCGTTCGCAACGGTGATCGCGCCGATGTCGACCCCGCGCCTGCGGGGATCTTCCGTCGAGGAGGAGGGTGCCCATCGCGGCGCCGAGGTCGACCCCGCGCCTGCGGGGATCTTCCCGGGAACTCCGTCGCGAACAACGGCAACGTGGTGTCGACCCCGCGCCTGCGGGGATCTTCCGGACCGGCTCGTAGCCGAGGGGCTGATCACGGTGTCGACCCCGCGCCTGCGGGGATCTTCCGCTGGTGGCGGACCTAGGTGGTAGGTGTGGTGGGTCGACCCCGCGCCTGCGGGGATCTTCCGAGGTCCAGGCGCCAGGTGGGCGGGAGCGCGGTGTCGACCCCGCGCCTGCGGGGATCTTCCGAGGCGTGGCATCTGGTGCGCGGCCTTGCGGGGGTCGACCCCGCGCCTGCGGGGATTTTCCCCGGGCGAGGACCTCCCCCGCGGTGCTCTTG
The sequence above is drawn from the Streptomyces sp. NBC_01465 genome and encodes:
- the cas6e gene encoding type I-E CRISPR-associated protein Cas6/Cse3/CasE, with product MPYLSRIRINPLRAESRKLLASPRAMHAAVQGGIPGLPEHERTLWRLDADNPHRPQLFVLTTDKPDWTHLVEQAGWPDAHGEHYAIRDYTPLLQQLAEGRSFAFRLTANPVQNTNRPDKTTTRQQERIDAGERRGLRLGHRTAAAQLNWFLSRTARWGFDVPAAPHQTGTHDTDDEPPRDIRITTRQRRSFTKGAASTKEAHVVMNAVTFEGRLRITDPTLLTDRLLAGIGPSKAYGCGLLTLAPLSEGA
- the cas2e gene encoding type I-E CRISPR-associated endoribonuclease Cas2e, whose amino-acid sequence is MTVIILIAAPEGLRGHLTRWMVEASAGVFVGNPSRRVRDRLWELLATRIGDGQAILIEPAANEQGWAVRTAGRDRWQPVDFDGLILSARPKKQLNENDRLGR
- the cas1e gene encoding type I-E CRISPR-associated endonuclease Cas1e; translation: MADIWWKADPQDLHRLVDRVSSVYVERSHLDRDENAVVIINKRQTVRVPAAMVAVMLLGPGTRVTHGAVRLLADSGTTVCWVGEQGVRMYAAGLGPSRGAGLLHRQAWLVTRPKERLAVARTMYGMRFPNEDVTGLTMQQLRGREGTRIRKYYRAQADRTGVTWNGRVYQAGDAHAAGDDVNRLLSAANAALYGICHAVIIGLGASPGLGFVHTGKATSFVMDIADLYKAEYTIPLAFDLAANGLTEERDARLGLRDLIARDKLLSRIVADVKHLLTPEGMDYDDTEANLLWDEHLGTVPGGTNYASQPDLSSHGMTDNHIAVIGPEINETDPRP